A window of the Verminephrobacter eiseniae EF01-2 genome harbors these coding sequences:
- a CDS encoding MATE family efflux transporter, producing MTTATRKLDLGLAREVVRMSLPLMGTMAGNLLMMLVDRICLAQYSSDTLAASGPAVFTAMTVITFFTATTNLSRSCVAQAFGRSGEPAARAEGVLGMLIAAGLGLILLCLSPLLGMIPSLSDRPPAIRALESSFLELSALFGAVMVLNVSMSAYFNGIGKTRISLYVGLLGQVVAALAIYGLVFGRFGLPELGMRGSALGTLVGCVSMLVCYAWQLPHGFLREGLKHWADAGKAALRAQVVLRLRRGFASGTAAGMDELGNTSFVWLAAVLGPIALAANNVNLTLNYLAIIPIIGLGIGCSVLCSNAIGRNEYEQIPPILKVTLLIEGAYVLVVSLAQLLAPMMLLEPFGLSTTDVQIQTTAVDTTRVLWTFSASFVFSMTGAAVLEGFGMTRFILVTRIGLMWGLSLPLIYLATHHGAGDPAWLPRIWIIGSVFEFAIGCIYFWNIRQATRKRLNYLQVQHAA from the coding sequence ATGACGACAGCGACCCGAAAACTCGACCTGGGCCTAGCGCGCGAAGTAGTGCGCATGTCCTTGCCTCTGATGGGGACGATGGCCGGCAACCTCCTGATGATGCTGGTCGACCGGATCTGCCTGGCGCAGTACTCCAGCGACACCCTGGCAGCATCCGGCCCCGCGGTCTTCACCGCAATGACCGTCATCACCTTCTTCACCGCGACCACCAACCTCTCCCGCTCGTGTGTGGCGCAGGCTTTCGGTCGTTCCGGAGAACCGGCGGCGCGGGCTGAAGGCGTGCTGGGCATGCTCATCGCAGCAGGCCTCGGGCTGATCCTGCTGTGCCTGTCACCGCTGCTCGGCATGATCCCCTCGCTGAGCGACCGCCCACCCGCAATTCGCGCCCTGGAGTCGAGCTTCCTGGAGCTCTCCGCGCTCTTCGGCGCCGTGATGGTACTCAACGTGTCGATGTCCGCCTACTTCAACGGCATCGGCAAGACCCGGATCTCGCTGTATGTCGGGCTGCTCGGCCAAGTCGTCGCCGCGCTGGCCATCTACGGCCTCGTCTTCGGCCGTTTCGGCCTGCCCGAACTCGGCATGCGCGGATCCGCCCTGGGCACGCTCGTCGGTTGCGTCTCGATGCTGGTGTGCTATGCGTGGCAGTTGCCGCATGGCTTCCTCAGGGAGGGCCTGAAGCATTGGGCGGATGCGGGAAAGGCGGCGCTGCGCGCGCAGGTCGTACTTCGACTTCGCCGCGGCTTCGCGTCGGGTACGGCAGCGGGCATGGACGAACTCGGAAATACCAGCTTCGTCTGGCTGGCCGCAGTCCTCGGGCCGATTGCACTGGCGGCCAACAACGTCAACCTGACGCTGAACTACCTCGCAATCATTCCCATCATCGGGTTGGGCATCGGCTGCAGCGTGCTTTGCAGCAACGCCATCGGCCGCAACGAATACGAGCAGATCCCGCCGATCCTCAAGGTGACGTTGTTGATCGAAGGCGCATACGTCCTCGTCGTGAGCCTGGCGCAATTGCTCGCGCCCATGATGTTGCTCGAGCCGTTCGGCCTTTCGACGACCGATGTGCAGATCCAGACCACCGCCGTCGACACCACTCGGGTGCTGTGGACCTTTTCGGCGTCGTTCGTGTTCTCCATGACGGGTGCGGCAGTGCTTGAGGGCTTCGGGATGACGCGATTCATCCTGGTCACCCGGATCGGCCTGATGTGGGGCCTCAGCCTCCCCTTGATCTACCTGGCGACGCACCACGGCGCAGGTGATCCGGCATGGCTGCCACGGATCTGGATCATTGGCTCGGTCTTCGAGTTCGCCATCGGCTGCATCTATTTCTGGAACATCCGGCAAGCTACCCGAAAGCGCCTCAACTACCTGCAGGTCCAACATGCCGCCTGA
- a CDS encoding Bug family tripartite tricarboxylate transporter substrate binding protein: MNTTRLSRRRALAALGATASPWLWAQSAMQGRPIDTQGRPITWLVGQPAGGTTDVLTRVVARALARQLDQAVIVENRPGAAGAIALQAAAKAAQDGLTLVSIPGPTLTHIPRPQIGKEMTALAILARGPMVLVGTMATALPPTLEGLLAAARKNPGVLSYATSGNGTSQHLTGELLNQLARTQMTHIPYKGGGQAVTDVVGGQVPLGLLGITPVLPHIKAGRLRAYGISTAMRSGLLPDVPTLQEAGLPDFNADQWFVVATPTGVPDDRVQALNAAINKALQAPEVQAAYAAAGVEPTLATAQQSTAFVLQEMQRWQTLAHQAKLQWD, from the coding sequence ATGAACACCACCCGTCTGTCACGTCGGCGCGCATTGGCCGCCCTCGGCGCTACCGCCTCGCCCTGGCTTTGGGCGCAAAGTGCGATGCAGGGTCGGCCCATCGACACGCAGGGTCGGCCCATCACCTGGCTGGTCGGGCAACCGGCCGGCGGCACCACGGATGTCCTGACCCGCGTCGTTGCGCGCGCGCTGGCGCGCCAACTCGATCAAGCTGTGATCGTCGAGAACCGGCCGGGTGCCGCAGGCGCGATCGCGTTGCAGGCCGCTGCCAAAGCGGCCCAGGACGGGCTGACCCTGGTGAGCATCCCCGGCCCGACGCTGACGCATATCCCCAGGCCGCAGATCGGCAAGGAAATGACGGCGCTCGCCATCCTCGCCCGGGGGCCTATGGTGCTCGTGGGCACGATGGCGACGGCCCTGCCGCCGACCTTGGAGGGACTGCTGGCCGCCGCCAGAAAAAATCCCGGGGTCTTGAGCTACGCCACCTCCGGCAACGGCACCAGCCAGCATCTGACCGGCGAGTTGCTCAATCAGCTCGCCCGGACGCAGATGACGCATATTCCATACAAGGGCGGCGGCCAGGCCGTCACGGATGTGGTCGGCGGCCAAGTGCCATTGGGGCTGCTCGGCATCACCCCGGTGCTACCCCATATCAAGGCCGGCAGGCTGCGCGCATATGGCATATCCACGGCCATGCGCTCGGGCCTGTTGCCCGATGTGCCCACTTTGCAGGAAGCCGGCCTGCCCGACTTCAATGCCGATCAATGGTTTGTGGTGGCCACTCCCACGGGTGTGCCTGATGACCGGGTGCAGGCGCTCAATGCCGCCATCAACAAGGCATTGCAGGCCCCCGAGGTTCAGGCCGCCTATGCGGCGGCTGGGGTCGAACCGACGCTGGCCACGGCGCAGCAGAGCACGGCATTCGTGCTCCAGGAAATGCAGCGCTGGCAGACATTGGCGCACCAGGCCAAGCTGCAATGGGATTGA
- a CDS encoding recombination-associated protein RdgC, producing the protein MFKNIIVYRIAPHWQMQLTQLEQALAKAPFIECGATQEQSLGWTPPRGAHGLLAESVGGQWILRCMVETKLLPGPVLARKVKEKAGHIEQQTGRKPGKKESRALKDEARLDLLPLAFTQQGAMWVWIDMAARLLVLDTASQSRADEVVTLLVELLPGLSVAPIDTRTSPQAAMSHWLSTQEPPAGFSVDRECELKSASETKAVVRYARHPLDIEEIQAHIAAGKLPTQLALTWDGRVSFVLTEGLQIKKLSFLDTVREGTSADDSGFDTDVAIATGELALLIPDLIEALGGAADQGHGVAAAPVTAPAGPDGAALRRPVDPEPAPF; encoded by the coding sequence GTGTTCAAAAACATCATCGTGTACCGCATCGCGCCGCATTGGCAGATGCAACTGACGCAACTGGAACAAGCGCTGGCCAAGGCGCCCTTCATCGAATGCGGCGCCACGCAGGAACAATCCCTGGGCTGGACGCCGCCACGCGGTGCGCATGGCCTGTTGGCCGAATCGGTCGGGGGCCAATGGATCTTGCGCTGCATGGTCGAAACCAAGCTGCTGCCCGGTCCGGTGCTGGCGCGCAAGGTCAAGGAAAAAGCCGGGCATATCGAGCAGCAAACCGGCCGTAAACCCGGCAAAAAGGAAAGCCGGGCGCTCAAGGACGAGGCCAGGCTGGACCTGCTGCCGCTGGCTTTCACCCAGCAGGGGGCGATGTGGGTGTGGATCGACATGGCAGCGCGCCTGCTGGTGCTCGACACCGCCAGCCAGAGCCGTGCCGACGAGGTGGTGACCCTGCTGGTCGAACTGCTGCCGGGCCTGTCGGTCGCGCCGATCGATACCCGAACCAGCCCGCAGGCCGCGATGTCGCACTGGCTCAGCACGCAGGAGCCGCCCGCAGGTTTCAGTGTCGACCGCGAATGCGAGCTCAAGAGCGCCAGCGAAACCAAGGCCGTTGTGCGCTACGCCCGCCACCCGCTCGATATCGAGGAAATCCAGGCCCATATCGCCGCTGGCAAGCTGCCCACCCAGCTCGCGCTGACATGGGATGGCCGCGTGTCCTTCGTGCTGACCGAGGGCTTGCAGATCAAAAAACTGTCTTTTCTGGACACAGTGCGCGAAGGCACCTCGGCCGACGACAGCGGTTTTGACACCGATGTGGCCATCGCCACGGGCGAGCTGGCCCTGCTGATCCCGGACTTGATCGAGGCGCTCGGTGGCGCGGCAGACCAGGGTCATGGGGTGGCCGCAGCCCCGGTGACGGCACCGGCAGGCCCCGATGGTGCTGCGCTGCGGCGGCCTGTGGACCCGGAGCCAGCCCCTTTCTGA
- a CDS encoding site-specific integrase translates to MKDVTRPAAPDHREVLIAGPQVRRMLRQLGWRGAGQPVRSVSEAMAVCMSAALLTGMRAGELCALARRDLHEDHAVLHTSKTGKGRHVPLTATRAVP, encoded by the coding sequence ATGAAGGATGTGACGCGCCCTGCGGCGCCCGATCACCGCGAGGTGCTCATCGCCGGCCCGCAGGTTCGACGCATGCTCAGGCAGTTGGGCTGGCGCGGTGCTGGCCAGCCGGTGCGCAGTGTGAGCGAGGCGATGGCGGTGTGCATGTCGGCGGCGCTGCTGACCGGCATGCGCGCCGGCGAGTTGTGCGCTTTGGCCAGGCGCGATCTGCACGAAGACCATGCCGTCTTACATACCAGCAAGACGGGCAAAGGGCGCCATGTGCCGCTTACCGCAACGCGCGCAGTGCCCTGA
- a CDS encoding NUDIX hydrolase, with the protein MNYETRHCTHCATALQAITAPEDGGDKERLRCPACGWTHWNNPTPVLAAIVEIGGKVLLARNAAWPAKMFALITGFMEAGESPRQGIAREVKEETDLDVRSTTLVGVYEFLRMNQVIIAYHVLAEGQVRLSAELADYRLYELADLRCWPAGTGYALADWLRTRGHEPVFFSAEENAERRRGLDLPPKDR; encoded by the coding sequence ATGAACTACGAAACCCGCCACTGCACGCATTGCGCGACGGCGCTGCAAGCCATTACCGCGCCCGAAGACGGGGGCGACAAGGAGCGGCTGCGCTGCCCTGCCTGCGGCTGGACGCATTGGAACAACCCCACGCCGGTGCTGGCGGCCATTGTGGAGATCGGCGGCAAGGTGCTGCTGGCGCGCAATGCGGCCTGGCCCGCGAAGATGTTTGCATTGATCACCGGCTTCATGGAGGCGGGCGAGTCGCCCCGGCAGGGCATTGCGCGCGAGGTCAAGGAAGAGACCGACCTCGATGTGCGCTCGACCACCCTGGTCGGCGTTTACGAGTTCCTGCGCATGAACCAGGTGATCATTGCCTACCATGTGCTGGCCGAGGGGCAGGTGCGCCTGTCTGCTGAACTGGCGGACTACCGGCTGTATGAGTTGGCGGACCTGCGCTGCTGGCCTGCAGGCACCGGCTATGCGCTGGCCGACTGGTTGCGCACGCGCGGGCATGAGCCGGTGTTCTTCAGCGCCGAAGAAAATGCCGAGCGCCGGCGCGGGCTGGACCTGCCGCCCAAGGATCGATGA
- a CDS encoding transposase produces the protein MHVVVDALGSPVRWLLTGGEVADITQAKSLLEGLKTDAVLADKGYDADALIDSIIGSSNSEESQLVMKSWRVTTCRFSIWFVLIFGLLDC, from the coding sequence ATTCACGTCGTTGTCGATGCGCTCGGTAGCCCAGTGCGTTGGCTGCTCACTGGTGGCGAGGTAGCCGATATTACACAAGCCAAGTCGCTGTTGGAAGGCTTGAAAACCGATGCGGTACTGGCTGACAAGGGCTACGATGCCGATGCCCTGATTGACAGCATAATCGGATCAAGCAATTCCGAAGAATCGCAACTCGTTATGAAAAGCTGGCGCGTAACTACCTGTCGTTTCTCAATCTGGTTTGTACTTATATTTGGATTACTTGATTGTTAA
- the cysM gene encoding cysteine synthase CysM: protein MKYPTIEDAVGHTPLVVLQRIGARDNGARGTVVLGKLEGNNPAGSVKDRPALSMISRAQERGDIRPGDTLIEATSGNTGIALAMAAAIKGYRMVLVMPEDLSIERAQTMRAFGAELVLTPKSGGMEHARDLAEAMQKRGQGKVLDQFANADNPRIHYETTGPEIWQQTDGRITHFVSAMGTTGTITGVSRLLKEKNPAVRIIGAQPEEGARIPGIRKWPQEYLPRIYEPSRVDELVFVNQDHAEDMCRRLAREEGIFAGISSAGACWVAQQIAARVSDATIVFIVCDRGDRYLSTGVFPA from the coding sequence ATGAAATATCCGACGATCGAAGACGCAGTAGGCCATACGCCGCTGGTGGTGCTGCAGCGCATCGGGGCCAGGGACAACGGCGCACGCGGCACGGTGGTGCTGGGCAAGCTGGAAGGCAACAACCCTGCGGGATCGGTCAAAGACCGGCCTGCGCTGTCCATGATCAGCCGTGCGCAAGAGCGGGGCGATATCCGCCCGGGCGATACGCTGATCGAGGCGACCTCGGGCAACACCGGCATCGCGCTGGCGATGGCGGCGGCGATCAAGGGCTATCGCATGGTGCTGGTGATGCCGGAGGATCTGTCGATCGAGCGCGCGCAGACCATGAGGGCTTTTGGTGCCGAACTGGTGCTGACACCGAAAAGCGGGGGCATGGAGCATGCGCGCGATCTGGCCGAAGCCATGCAAAAGCGTGGCCAGGGCAAGGTGCTCGATCAGTTTGCCAATGCCGACAACCCGCGCATCCATTACGAAACCACGGGCCCCGAGATTTGGCAGCAGACCGACGGGCGCATCACGCATTTCGTCAGCGCCATGGGCACCACGGGCACCATCACGGGGGTGTCGCGCTTGCTCAAGGAAAAGAACCCGGCGGTCCGCATCATCGGTGCGCAGCCTGAGGAAGGCGCGCGCATTCCCGGCATCCGCAAGTGGCCGCAGGAATATCTGCCCCGGATTTATGAGCCGAGCAGGGTGGACGAACTGGTGTTCGTGAACCAGGACCATGCCGAAGACATGTGCCGCCGCCTGGCGCGTGAAGAGGGTATTTTTGCGGGGATCTCCTCAGCGGGTGCTTGCTGGGTGGCGCAGCAGATCGCCGCGCGCGTCAGCGACGCCACCATCGTGTTCATCGTCTGTGACCGTGGTGACCGGTATTTGTCGACGGGCGTCTTTCCGGCCTGA
- a CDS encoding LysR family transcriptional regulator → MPLSIRDIEYFLAVAKTGLLSAAADELGVTQSALTKAVQRVEAEFDLPLFERSARGMALTSAGQRMLGQAHRLRADYADLVLLANEMRARQSGLLRVGVTDTTAGNRVALALGSLLAQRPGLRVHLRVDRSDALAALLHEGALDLALVPVYEGQRLDADRTRIDNDPMLPLVRTRHPLLQRARVGLADVAAYGWITGPANAALSMTIAGIFARHQLPAPRVVMEVPFVSGLNLSVLAATDLVTMVPRSFMRQVEDQQFGVLPVAALHVPRAVELLSRPGAGWSPLMQTLRDNLLALGQKRGRPAGS, encoded by the coding sequence ATGCCCTTGTCGATCCGCGATATCGAGTATTTCCTCGCCGTTGCCAAGACCGGCCTGCTTTCGGCCGCCGCCGATGAACTGGGCGTCACCCAATCGGCACTCACCAAGGCCGTGCAGCGGGTCGAGGCCGAGTTCGACCTGCCCCTGTTCGAGCGCAGCGCACGCGGCATGGCCCTGACTTCGGCCGGGCAGCGGATGCTCGGGCAAGCGCATCGCCTGCGCGCCGATTACGCCGACCTCGTGCTGCTGGCCAATGAGATGCGGGCGCGGCAATCGGGCCTGCTGCGCGTGGGCGTGACCGACACCACGGCGGGCAACCGCGTTGCGCTGGCACTGGGCTCCTTGCTGGCCCAGCGCCCGGGACTGCGGGTGCATCTGCGCGTCGATCGCTCGGATGCGCTGGCGGCCCTGCTGCATGAAGGCGCGCTGGACTTGGCGCTGGTGCCGGTGTACGAAGGCCAGCGGCTCGACGCTGACCGGACCAGGATCGACAACGACCCGATGCTGCCCCTGGTACGAACCAGGCACCCGTTGCTGCAACGCGCGCGCGTGGGCCTGGCCGATGTGGCCGCTTATGGCTGGATCACCGGACCGGCCAATGCGGCGCTATCGATGACGATCGCCGGGATCTTTGCGCGCCACCAACTGCCCGCGCCCCGGGTCGTGATGGAAGTGCCGTTCGTCTCCGGCCTGAACCTGTCAGTGCTGGCCGCCACCGACCTGGTGACGATGGTGCCGCGCTCGTTCATGCGGCAGGTCGAAGATCAGCAATTTGGCGTGCTGCCCGTCGCCGCACTGCATGTGCCGCGTGCCGTGGAGTTGCTGTCGCGCCCCGGCGCGGGCTGGTCGCCGTTGATGCAGACGCTGCGCGACAACCTGCTGGCTCTTGGGCAAAAGCGGGGGCGCCCGGCCGGTTCCTGA
- a CDS encoding TetR/AcrR family transcriptional regulator, with translation MDLPRSRGRPREFDIDEALDRAIRIFCQRGYHATSIGELGEAMGLTAGSIYKAFKDKRAVFLAAFDRQASMRGAQLMTAIDAASTGREKLHRILAFYASLSHGAEGQHGCLVVSTAVELAAFDEEVADRVVDSLQRREKLLIRLIRVGQSDGSIPAKVDSQATAKFMLCLLQGLRVVGKTGPSKAAMSAAVEVAMKVLD, from the coding sequence ATGGACCTGCCCCGTAGCCGGGGTCGTCCGCGCGAGTTCGACATAGACGAGGCGTTGGACCGAGCGATCCGGATTTTTTGCCAGCGCGGCTACCACGCCACATCGATCGGCGAACTGGGTGAAGCGATGGGGTTGACGGCCGGCAGCATCTACAAGGCGTTCAAGGACAAGCGGGCCGTTTTTCTCGCGGCGTTCGACCGTCAAGCGTCCATGCGTGGGGCGCAACTGATGACTGCGATCGACGCTGCATCGACGGGGCGAGAAAAATTGCATCGGATCCTCGCGTTCTACGCGAGTCTCTCGCATGGCGCCGAGGGGCAACACGGATGTTTGGTGGTCAGCACGGCCGTGGAATTGGCCGCCTTCGATGAAGAAGTGGCCGACCGCGTGGTCGATTCGCTCCAGCGCCGAGAGAAGTTGTTGATCCGACTGATACGCGTGGGTCAGAGCGACGGTTCGATTCCCGCCAAGGTCGACAGCCAGGCCACGGCGAAGTTCATGCTGTGCCTTCTCCAGGGTCTGCGTGTCGTGGGGAAGACGGGCCCTTCCAAAGCAGCCATGTCTGCCGCAGTAGAGGTCGCGATGAAAGTTCTCGATTGA
- a CDS encoding MFS transporter, with translation MKPNTNSLLQPPDQKIPRASTHLSSWMTVFLAAACGLLAANIYYAQPLVGLIGASLGLPRAATGLIVTMTQIGYGAGLLLIVPLGDLFENRRLTLVLVVLAAVALLAAGASTQPGFFLAASLFVGLGTVAVQVLVPYAAHMAPEAERGRVVGNVMSGLMLGIMLARPVASFITQLSSWHVVFMLSGSAMAGLALLLGWMLPRRVPTSRLRYADLLASMGRIATTMPVLRRRALYHACLFGAFSLFWTTTPLLLTESFHLSQGEIALFALAGVAGAIAAPIAGRVADRGWTRIATWAAMLAVAGAFLMTSIGEPGSHWRLAFLVVAAVVLDFGVSAHMTLGQRAIFGLDPALRARLNGLYMSTFFIGGALGSGLGGWAYAEAGWWLTCCIGFALPVLALLYFATEPGTQTQTQT, from the coding sequence ATGAAGCCAAATACCAATAGCCTCTTGCAACCACCAGATCAGAAGATTCCACGCGCTTCGACGCATCTGTCCTCCTGGATGACGGTTTTCCTCGCTGCAGCCTGCGGTCTGCTGGCGGCCAACATTTATTACGCGCAACCACTGGTCGGCTTGATTGGCGCGTCTTTGGGGTTGCCGCGCGCCGCCACGGGACTGATCGTGACGATGACCCAGATCGGCTACGGTGCCGGTCTGTTGTTGATCGTTCCGCTCGGGGACTTGTTCGAGAACCGCCGCCTGACCTTGGTCCTGGTCGTGCTCGCCGCAGTGGCTCTCTTGGCGGCAGGGGCTTCGACCCAACCCGGGTTCTTTCTCGCCGCCTCCTTGTTCGTGGGACTGGGCACGGTGGCTGTGCAGGTGCTGGTTCCCTACGCCGCCCACATGGCACCAGAGGCGGAGCGGGGCCGCGTGGTGGGCAACGTGATGAGCGGGCTCATGCTTGGCATCATGCTGGCAAGGCCTGTCGCGAGTTTCATCACCCAACTGTCGTCCTGGCATGTCGTGTTCATGCTGTCCGGCTCGGCCATGGCGGGACTTGCCCTGCTGCTCGGGTGGATGCTGCCGCGACGTGTTCCCACTTCCAGACTGCGCTACGCGGATCTTCTGGCATCGATGGGGCGGATCGCAACGACGATGCCAGTCCTTCGGCGCAGGGCGCTGTACCACGCTTGCCTGTTCGGCGCCTTCAGCCTCTTTTGGACGACGACGCCGCTGTTGCTCACGGAGTCGTTCCATCTGTCTCAGGGCGAAATTGCGCTCTTTGCGCTGGCCGGCGTGGCCGGTGCCATTGCGGCACCGATCGCGGGCCGGGTCGCGGACCGCGGCTGGACGCGCATCGCCACGTGGGCGGCCATGCTGGCTGTCGCAGGGGCGTTTCTCATGACCTCGATCGGAGAGCCCGGCTCGCATTGGAGGCTGGCATTTCTGGTCGTTGCTGCCGTGGTTCTGGACTTTGGGGTGTCGGCCCACATGACGCTGGGACAGCGCGCCATCTTCGGGCTCGATCCCGCACTTCGGGCGCGGCTGAACGGACTCTACATGAGCACTTTCTTCATTGGCGGGGCACTTGGGTCGGGTCTGGGCGGGTGGGCCTATGCCGAGGCCGGGTGGTGGCTCACCTGCTGTATCGGTTTTGCCTTGCCCGTTCTTGCGTTGCTTTACTTCGCAACGGAACCGGGAACGCAAACGCAAACGCAAACGTAG
- a CDS encoding arylsulfatase, whose amino-acid sequence MSVSTPNIVLIVADNLGWGEPGCYGGGALRGAPTPNIDALATQGLRLQNFNVESDCVPTRSALMTGRHPIRTGCLQSVPPGLPQGLTRREITLAQLLSAQGYASAHYGKWHLGDVPGRLPSDRGFDEWYGIARTTDESQFTSTVGFDPAVVDLPWIMRGRSGQPSENLKVYDLDSRRQIDAELVEQSIAFMRRNASTGRPFFLYLPLIHLHFPTLPHPDFAGRTGAGDFADSMVELDHRVGQVVRALDELGAAENSVLIFCSDNGPEFRVPYRGTAGPWSGTYHTAMEGSLRVPCIVRWPGHISAARVSNEIVHVTDLFTTLAGVAGARIPQDRPIDGVDQLPFFLGRQSASAREGFPFYIKEELRAVKWRDWKLHFYWEPVVNESKGKLESPYLFNITRDPKEQMDVMAYNTWVRAPMLKLVKAFQDSFVQHPNTRPGQLD is encoded by the coding sequence ATGTCTGTCAGCACCCCCAACATCGTTCTCATCGTGGCCGACAACCTCGGCTGGGGTGAGCCTGGCTGCTACGGCGGCGGCGCGCTGCGGGGCGCGCCCACGCCGAACATCGACGCCCTGGCAACGCAGGGCCTGCGGTTGCAGAACTTCAACGTCGAAAGCGACTGTGTGCCGACACGCTCGGCGCTGATGACGGGGCGCCATCCGATCCGCACCGGCTGCCTGCAATCGGTGCCGCCGGGTCTGCCGCAGGGCCTGACGCGGCGCGAGATCACGCTGGCGCAACTGTTGTCGGCGCAGGGTTATGCGAGCGCGCATTACGGCAAATGGCATTTGGGCGATGTGCCCGGGCGCTTGCCTTCGGATCGCGGCTTCGACGAGTGGTACGGAATTGCGCGCACCACCGACGAGAGCCAGTTCACCTCGACCGTCGGCTTTGACCCCGCCGTGGTCGATCTGCCCTGGATCATGCGCGGGCGCAGCGGCCAGCCTTCGGAAAACCTGAAGGTGTACGACCTCGATAGCCGCCGGCAGATCGACGCCGAGCTGGTCGAGCAGTCCATCGCCTTCATGCGGCGCAACGCATCGACAGGCCGGCCGTTCTTTCTTTACCTGCCGCTGATCCACCTGCATTTCCCGACGCTGCCGCACCCGGACTTTGCCGGGCGCACTGGCGCTGGCGACTTCGCCGACTCGATGGTGGAACTGGACCACCGTGTCGGGCAAGTGGTTCGGGCGCTGGACGAACTCGGCGCGGCCGAAAACAGCGTGCTGATTTTTTGCAGCGACAACGGGCCTGAGTTCCGCGTGCCTTACCGCGGCACGGCCGGCCCCTGGAGCGGCACCTACCACACGGCGATGGAAGGCAGTCTGCGCGTGCCCTGCATCGTGCGCTGGCCGGGGCATATCTCCGCCGCGCGGGTGAGCAACGAGATCGTGCATGTCACCGATCTGTTTACGACGCTGGCCGGCGTGGCCGGCGCCCGCATTCCGCAGGACCGCCCGATCGATGGCGTCGATCAACTGCCCTTCTTCCTGGGCCGGCAGAGCGCATCGGCGCGCGAGGGCTTTCCCTTCTACATCAAGGAGGAACTGCGCGCGGTCAAGTGGCGCGACTGGAAGCTCCACTTCTACTGGGAGCCCGTGGTCAACGAAAGCAAGGGCAAGCTGGAATCGCCCTACCTGTTCAACATCACCCGCGACCCCAAGGAACAGATGGACGTGATGGCCTACAACACCTGGGTGCGCGCTCCGATGCTCAAGCTGGTCAAGGCGTTTCAGGACAGCTTCGTGCAGCACCCCAACACCCGGCCCGGGCAGTTGGATTGA
- a CDS encoding sulfurtransferase TusA family protein, which produces MDIHKEVDARGLNCPLPILKAKKALADMASGQLLKVLATDSGSLRDFQAFSRQTGNALVEQKTVGEEYVHVLRRR; this is translated from the coding sequence ATGGACATTCACAAAGAAGTCGATGCCCGGGGCCTGAACTGCCCCCTTCCGATCCTCAAGGCGAAAAAGGCCCTGGCCGACATGGCCAGCGGCCAACTGCTCAAGGTGCTGGCCACCGACAGCGGGTCGTTGCGGGATTTTCAGGCGTTTTCCAGGCAGACAGGCAATGCGCTGGTGGAGCAAAAGACGGTGGGCGAGGAATATGTCCATGTCCTGCGCCGGCGTTGA
- a CDS encoding heavy-metal-associated domain-containing protein yields MQTTTFQVQGMSCGHCERAVTQAVQRLDPQATVHIDRASGKVDVASSAPREALAAAIAQEGYSIT; encoded by the coding sequence ATGCAAACCACCACCTTCCAAGTGCAAGGCATGAGCTGCGGCCATTGCGAGCGTGCCGTCACCCAGGCCGTGCAACGGTTGGACCCCCAGGCCACCGTGCACATAGACCGCGCCAGCGGCAAGGTCGATGTTGCCAGCAGCGCGCCGCGCGAAGCCCTGGCCGCAGCGATTGCGCAAGAGGGCTACAGCATCACATGA